From Marivirga harenae, one genomic window encodes:
- a CDS encoding potassium channel family protein — translation MTNRFAVIGLGQFGESIARTLSDSGAEVLAIDIDLDKVEAIKDDVAYAVALDSTDVKALKAQNIQDMDAIVVAIGENFEGLLLTTVLLLELEVERIIARAANSQQRMILEKMGIEEILSPEETVGKTVAEMLLHPNMKSFLPLPDDYEIVEINTPARVVDQTISEIGLREKYNLNLITVKRLYDEKVDGQLQQVEHIIGVPRADTFLKETDIMILLGKSKDVNKFIEVNK, via the coding sequence ATGACCAATCGCTTTGCAGTAATCGGATTAGGACAGTTTGGAGAATCCATCGCACGTACTTTGAGTGACAGTGGTGCGGAAGTACTAGCTATCGACATTGACCTTGATAAAGTAGAGGCGATAAAAGATGATGTCGCCTATGCTGTTGCATTGGATTCCACAGATGTGAAAGCTTTAAAAGCCCAAAATATTCAGGATATGGACGCAATAGTGGTGGCCATAGGTGAAAATTTCGAAGGACTGTTATTGACTACCGTTTTACTGTTGGAATTGGAAGTAGAGCGAATTATTGCAAGAGCCGCCAATTCACAACAGCGTATGATTTTAGAGAAAATGGGAATAGAAGAGATTTTGTCTCCCGAAGAAACGGTAGGTAAAACGGTTGCTGAAATGCTGCTCCATCCCAACATGAAATCCTTCCTTCCATTACCCGATGATTATGAAATTGTGGAGATCAATACTCCTGCCCGGGTTGTGGATCAAACCATTAGCGAAATTGGATTAAGAGAAAAATATAACCTGAACTTGATAACTGTCAAAAGATTGTATGATGAAAAGGTGGACGGTCAATTACAGCAAGTAGAACACATCATAGGCGTACCTAGGGCCGATACTTTTCTTAAAGAAACTGATATTATGATCCTTCTCGGAAAATCGAAGGATGTAAATAAGTTTATTGAGGTGAATAAGTAG
- a CDS encoding helix-turn-helix domain-containing protein, which translates to MSIGDYIRNIRLKKGYSQQFIADRIGISQSKFNRIENGKSDILLNDLFQICQILRLNYIDLLQSIQSEEAKTDEIEIADLHKEIKSLKSELQEIKEYMYSNSGGGVNTFHATFPKY; encoded by the coding sequence ATGTCTATAGGAGATTACATCCGCAATATACGTCTTAAAAAAGGCTATAGCCAACAATTTATAGCGGATAGAATAGGAATCAGCCAAAGTAAATTTAATAGAATTGAAAATGGTAAGTCTGACATCTTACTGAACGATTTATTTCAAATCTGTCAAATATTAAGATTAAATTACATTGATTTGCTTCAGTCAATTCAATCAGAGGAAGCCAAAACTGATGAAATTGAAATAGCTGACCTGCATAAAGAAATAAAATCATTGAAAAGCGAACTTCAAGAAATTAAAGAATATATGTATTCAAATAGTGGGGGGGGGGTAAATACTTTTCATGCAACTTTTCCAAAGTACTAA